Proteins encoded together in one Prunus dulcis chromosome 3, ALMONDv2, whole genome shotgun sequence window:
- the LOC117621866 gene encoding uncharacterized protein LOC117621866 yields MSSSSSPAQTKRCQYCGAAMVLRVSKSDKNRGKPFWKCLTSYGATSCNGFEWVDVTSAEAEQQDDTYDATVLNMLKSIKDLSLIVVFPTNASRICCILVGITGSKIYEDYYSLIIWITYGRDIEDDLRFLAWESLKGSVRFKAAIVVLKSAAERYGSSNACVRDIHWGLDLLSKWMYVETHLFDPPSVLLALIIGEKAGFAWKRLKSMLPLRSGAQIGSAEGDRTSGFGLKNWMPNFSGLKYPWENVYVNNTDYICCSYTEHDGAEVNNADKENVRPTNGQAAAKLFVMSKGNQKFSA; encoded by the exons ATGTCTTCGTCTTCATCTCCCGCTCAAACAAAGAGGTGTCAGTATTGTGGAGCTGCAATGGTGCTTCGGGTTTCAAAATCAGATAAAAATCGAGGGAAGCCATTTTGGAAGTGTCTAACCTCCTAT GGAGCCACCAGTTGCAATGGATTCGAATGGGTTGATGTAACCTCCGCTGAAGCAGAACAGCAAGATGACACGTATGATGCTACAGTGCTGAATATGCTGAAGTCCATTAAGGACTTG TCACTGATTGTTGTTTTTCCAACAAACGCATCTAGGATTTGCTGCATTTTGGTGGGAATTACGGGCTCTAAGATTTATGAAGATTATTATTCTTTGATCATATGGATTACTTATGGAAG GGATATTGAAGACGACCTTCGTTTTCTTGCTTGGGAGAGCTTAAAGGGTTCTGTTAGGTTCAAAGCAGCTATTGTGGTTCTGAAATCAGCTGCTGAAAGGTATGGAAGCAGTAATGCATGTGTGCGGGACATTCATTGGGGGCTGGATTTGCTCTCCAAGTGGATGTATGTGGAAACTCATTTGTTCGATCCGCCTTCTGTTTTGCTAGCATTGATCATTGGAGAGAAAGCAGGATTTGCTTGGAAGAGATTGAAGTCAATGCTCCCTTTGAGAAGTGGAGCTCAGATCGGCAGTGCAGAGGGAGATAGGACTTCTGGTTTTGGATTGAAGAATTGGATGCCAAATTTTTCGGGTTTGAAGTATCCTTGGGAAAATGTGTATGTAAATAACACTGACTATATCTGCTGTTCTTATACTGAGCATGATGGAGCAGAAGTAAACAATGCAGACAAGGAGAATGTGCGTCCAACAAATGGTCAAGCAGCAGCAAAGCTGTTTGTGATGTCTAAGGGAAACCAGAAGTTTTCagcctaa
- the LOC117621865 gene encoding disease resistance RPP13-like protein 4 translates to MRNVTSTSASTSRNAEKFLPKLLDRLGKAKAKVIANINPGDDQEVVLSRFKKIENGLQQIEDLKLLPRVTLWEHNLFNQFTVLERRVDKFFLGDDESNAFIRLEAITSLLTRMIENVDQIKASIPVVKLMPSYPERSLEFTHWSQPELGLTATKKLSQELSQMGVEKGIYESRAMANMMRSYEHLEGAELRLCFLSFSIFPAESVIKKRPLIYWWIGEGFITGTQDKTAEEVGEEIFGKLMKQGLIQPHGNAVNASSSSTSCTLHPWIRYMLIGLARDALLFHFDSSWPWMPSCQASVCRRPCLVFDQNPTSLGEEDPLTVFNVNRNYLSFKREWLSKLKNVVVLQLGRWQSSPTHHIEVDDEGLFLKGIGAQHYLSFKYLSLRGISGITRIPSCIFNIISLEILDLRACHNLETLPSDISSLRKLTHLDISECYLLEGMPKGIGKLSSLQVLKGFLIANLKNTPSRLGDLAKLKKLRRLSIYIGNEAVMHDNEFETLKEISSLRRLKISWAVVSSELKEKISLQSRDFSSLPDLEKLDLQGIPLRKVPPWLNPKQLKNLKKLYIRGGELDSLQHAGEETVTEFKWRVEILLLKYLSNMKIELTEVEDQFPHLLYLEKVKCHEIEKDKYEKNIFWSKSQGQKLSNC, encoded by the exons ATGAGAAATGTCACCTCAACCTCAGCCTCAACCTCAAGAAATGCAGAGAAGTTCCTGCCCAAGTTATTGGATCGTCTGGGAAAAGCCAAAGCCAAGGTCATTGCCAACATAAATCCAGGTGATGATCAGGAAGTGGTTCTGAGTCGCTTCAAAAAGATTGAAAATGGGCTTCAACAAATAGAAGACTTAAAATTGCTACCTAGAGTTACGCTCTGGGAGCACAATCTGTTCAACCAATTCACTGTCTTAGAACGTCGAGTTGACAAGTTTTTCTTGGGAGATGATGAGAGCAATGCTTTCATCAGGCTGGAGGCAATCACCAGCTTGCTGACTCGCATGATTGAAAATGTCGACCAAATAAAAGCCTCAATCCCTGTAGTGAAGTTAATGCCGAGTTACCCTGAGCGCAGTTTAGAGTTTACACATTGGTCTCAGCCGGAGTTGGGTTTAACAGCAACTAAGAAGCTATCACAAGAGTTGTCACAAATGGGCGTGGAGAAAGGAATTTACGAAAGCCGTGCCATGGCTAATATGATGAGGAGTTACGAGCATCTTGAGGGCGCCGAGTTGAGGCTCTgcttcctctctttctcaatCTTCCCTGCGGAGTCTGTGATAAAGAAAAGGCCTCTAATTTACTGGTGGATTGGGGAGGGCTTCATCACGGGCACCCAAGACAAGACAGCCGAAGAGGTAGGGGAAGAAATCTTTGGCAAACTCATGAAACAGGGCTTGATTCAACCACATGGAAATGCTGTTAATGCATCCAGTAGTTCCACTAGTTGCACGCTGCACCCTTGGATTCGTTATATGCTGATAGGCTTGGCCAGGGATGCTCTGCTCTTCCACTTTGATTCATCATGGCCGTGGATGCCATCATGTCAAGCGTCAGTTTGCAGGCGCCCGTGCTTAGTTTTTGATCAGAACCCGACTTCTCTGGGGGAGGAAGATCCGTTGACAGTATTCAATGTGAACAGAAACTATCTTAGTTTCAAACGTGAATGGCTTAGCAAGTTGAAGAACGTTGTTGTTCTTCAGCTGGGACGGTGGCAGAGCTCACCTACGCATCACATTGAAGTGGACGATGAAGGATTATTTTTGAAAGGTATTGGGGCTCAGCACTACTTGAGCTTCAAGTATCTTAGTCTCCGAGGAATATCAGGAATAACGAGGATTCCTTCTTGTATCTTTAACATCATCAGCCTTGAAATTCTGGATCTGAGAGCATGCCACAATTTAGAGACATTGCCTTCGGATATCTCATCGTTGAGGAAGCTCACTCATTTGGATATATCAGAGTGTTACTTGCTGGAAGGCATGCCAAAAGGGATTGGCAAACTCTCTTCCCTCCAAGTACTTAAAGGTTTTCTGATAGCCAATTTGAAAAATACTCCCTCAAGACTCGGTGACCTTGCCAAGTTGAAGAAACTAAGGCGGCTAAGTATATACATAGGGAATGAGGCCGTAATGCATGACAATgagtttgaaactttgaagGAAATTTCATCTCTTCGCCGCCTCAAAATATCATGGGCAGTGGTTTCTTCAGAGTTGAAAGAAAAGATTTCCCTCCAGTCCCGGGATTTCTCGTCCCTGCCCGATTTAGAAAAATTGGATCTTCAAGGCATCCCTCTGAGAAAAGTACCGCCATGGCTGAACCCGAAGCAACtgaaaaatttaaagaagCTCTATATAAGAGGCGGGGAACTTGATAGCTTGCAACATGCAGGGGAGGAGACTGTCACTGAGTTTAAGTGGAGGGTGGAAATCTTGCTTCTCAAGTACTTGAGTAATATGAAAATAGAACTTACAGAGGTGGAGGATCAGTTTCCTCATCTGTTGTACTTGGAGAAAGTCAAATGCCATGAGATTGAAAAGGACAAATATGAGAAAAACATATTTTGGAGCAAATCTCAAGGTCAGAAATTAAGCAA CTGCTGA
- the LOC117621867 gene encoding uncharacterized protein LOC117621867, with amino-acid sequence MATQSSEDLFSMAFACPLFHTLANTPQVWNTISMAKYPDHPSWYHANPAVQHFLQQCRACDNPESIFREAFEVFFRQGNVEALYGMRIAATAGHMEAAYLVGLLGMSGIGQSKEDALEFLCSLNQRNNIDMKGTMDALRRRLS; translated from the coding sequence ATGGCAACCCAATCATCGGAAGATCTCTTCAGTATGGCATTTGCGTGCCCATTGTTCCATACGTTGGCAAACACTCCACAAGTGTGGAACACCATTTCAATGGCAAAGTACCCAGACCATCCTAGCTGGTACCATGCCAATCCTGCGGTCCAGCATTTCTTGCAACAATGCAGGGCTTGCGATAACCCTGAGTCGATATTTAGAGAAGCATTCGAAGTTTTTTTCAGGCAGGGTAACGTGGAAGCGTTGTATGGGATGCGCATTGCAGCCACGGCAGGCCATATGGAAGCGGCATATCTAGTTGGACTACTTGGCATGTCCGGAATTGGTCAGTCAAAAGAGGATGCATTAGAATTCTTGTGTTCTTTGAATCAACGTAACAACATTGATATGAAAGGAACCATGGATGCTTTGAGACGAAGATTAAGCTGA